The Planctellipticum variicoloris DNA window GAACTTGAGCCGGGCCATTCTGCGGCGGATCTCCCGCGGTCGCAAGAGGCGCGTCGGACGGATGCTTACTTCTTGACTGGAACGACCGTCAGCCAGACGTGGGGAACCAGCGCATCGGGCGCTTTGATGTTCGCGTCGACGCGGAATTCGCGCGGTTCGTCTCCTGCCGTCTTTCCGACAATCATCAGCGGTCCGCGAAACGCTTCCGCCCGCGTCGAGACCAGTTTGAGGGTTGCGGTATCCGTTGCATTCGCTCCGGCCCGGCCGCGTCGCCGACCGCCCTTTTTGTCGCTCGCCTCTTTCGGCTTCGCAACCACCGGCTCGGCAGTCACACCCTCCGGCAGATCGACTGCGGAGACCGTGATTTCGCCGTCATAGCCCGCGATGCGTTCGACCGAGACGGCAATCTCCAGCGGCTTATCGCCGGAAATGACAAAGTTGTCGCTGGCCACCGTGAGCCGAGCCGTCGCTTCCAGATCGCGGATCGCCAGCACATAGACGCCGCGCGGTCCCCCGTTGCCATAACGTTCGGTGATCTGAACTTCATATTCGCCGTCGGCCGGGGCGGTGAAGTCGAACCGCGGATCGGGATTGCTGCCCAGGTCGTCCAGTTCCTTCAGGACCTTTCCGGCGGCGTCGGCGATCTTCACCACGGGATCGAGCGGAGCTCCAATCGACCGCGAGAACGCCTCAATCTCGATGGCCCGATCTTTGACCAGCGTCACGCGATACCGGTCGGTGTCGCCGGGGCGATCCAGCCGGCCCATCACGGTGGCTGGAATCGCGGGCAGGGTCTGGGGAGCATCGGCATCGGGAACTGTCTCCGGCACCGGAGCCGCCGCCGCACCGACGACCCAGGCCGGGCCGTCCCAGACTTCTGACCAGACTCGCTGCGGACCGGCCTGAATCGCGCTCAGCGCGGGTTTGTCGGGGAACTCCTGGCCGTCGGCGTTGAAGGCCG harbors:
- a CDS encoding PPC domain-containing protein; translated protein: MKLRCASALVWLGLAGVTQAAPPSVSSLLPAGGQRGTEVAVTLQGKPGETVPEAWCDRPGLELVRPEKPGPITIRIAADAQPGLYWLRFSNDEGSAALRPFYVGALPEVLEVEPNDSFRKPQALPSTRVVANGVLAKAEDADVYAVPLSKGQSVVASVAAFGDLGSPMDGVLQILSPAGFVLEQNEDDQGWDPRITFTAPADGTYYVRLFAFPATPDSSIRLAGGADYVYRLTISSGSFPDHVWPPVLPVGESFGLTAFNADGQEFPDKPALSAIQAGPQRVWSEVWDGPAWVVGAAAAPVPETVPDADAPQTLPAIPATVMGRLDRPGDTDRYRVTLVKDRAIEIEAFSRSIGAPLDPVVKIADAAGKVLKELDDLGSNPDPRFDFTAPADGEYEVQITERYGNGGPRGVYVLAIRDLEATARLTVASDNFVISGDKPLEIAVSVERIAGYDGEITVSAVDLPEGVTAEPVVAKPKEASDKKGGRRRGRAGANATDTATLKLVSTRAEAFRGPLMIVGKTAGDEPREFRVDANIKAPDALVPHVWLTVVPVKK